From a region of the Narcine bancroftii isolate sNarBan1 chromosome 5, sNarBan1.hap1, whole genome shotgun sequence genome:
- the LOC138762735 gene encoding nmrA-like family domain-containing protein 1, protein MTETVSVFGADRQQGNAVATALLEDGGFTVRAVVQKLTFPSAQLLQAGGAHIMLADIDDPASTDCALSGADKCVAITHTNLNTRDPLQDEILQGYRIAEACKKFNIKHVVLEESRDGVVAAHHVHRKYSLQARHLNAKACINDYMNELDLPKTEMIVPFYFENFLTKFKPRPAGNNTFLSAIPMGEVAMDGMSIKQIGRIMTALLKNPERWIKKSCFLSAGRLTIQEYPQILTHHLHPKQFKDSQISVQEFVKSFGGPGAEDLGNMFEFCKRGGQKMNISMSFKLYPELQTFQQWVSANTTSLDS, encoded by the exons ATGACAGAGACTGTGTCTGTTTTTGGTGCTGACAGGCAGCAAGGGAATGCAGTTGCCACTGCCTTGCTGGAAGATGGTGGCTTCACTGTGCGTGCAGTCGTGCAAAAGTTAACCTTTCCATCTGCCCAACTGCTCCAGGCCGGTGGAGCACACATCATGCTGGCTGATATTGATGACCCAGCAAGCACTGACTGTGCCCTGAGTGGTGCTGACAAGTGTGTTGCCATCACTCACACCAACCTCAACACCAGGGACCCTCTGCAA GATGAAATTTTGCAGGGATACAGGATAGCTGAGGCATGCAAGAAGTTCAACATCAAGCATGTTgtgctggaggagtcacgtgatggagtagtggccg CTCATCATGTCCACAGGAAATACAGCCTCCAGGCCAGGCATTTGAATGCAAAAGCCTGTATCAATGATTATATGAATGAACTTGATCTTCCCAAGACCGAGATGATAGTTCCATTTTACTTTGAAAATTTTCTGACAAAATTTAAACCAAGGCCAGCTGGAAATAATAC ATTCCTTTCAGCCATTCCGATGGGAGAGGTTGCCATGGATGGAATGAGCATCAAGCAGATTGGTCGCATTATGACAGCCTTGCTCAAGAACCCAGAGCGCTGGATCAAAAAGAGTTGCTTTTTGTCCGCAGGCAGGCTGACAATCCAGGAATATCCACAAATCCTGACACATCACTTGCATCCCAAACAGTTTAAAGATTCCCAG ATTTCAGTTCAAGAGTTTGTGAAGTCTTTTGGAGGACCAGGGGCTGAGGACCTTGGGAATATGTTTGAATTTTGTAAGAGAGGTGGACAGAAAATGAACATTTCTATGAGCTTCAAACTCTATCCAGAGTTACAAACATTCCAACAGTGGGTTTCAGCGAATACCACTTCACTGGATAGTTAA